In the genome of Bradysia coprophila strain Holo2 unplaced genomic scaffold, BU_Bcop_v1 contig_232, whole genome shotgun sequence, one region contains:
- the LOC119076591 gene encoding uncharacterized protein LOC119076591 isoform X1, whose protein sequence is MNFAGAKENIQPLLAGRNVEQLEVALNAESQHECQEELLEQRKQFELAIANYSGEDPLELWFDYIGWVEQSYPKSGKAAALDDLLKKSLSKFEKDSRYAQDSRFIRLFIKYIDSKDNPHLYYTKLYNSGVGTMVADLYIAWAHYFDVLDEFDQAKAVYQKGLDARAAPIDHLKQVYERFQFSVGQRVIRKEEYRQEFLSTMEAQRNAFTSLRSLKRSKVGSIRTGSAVKSLEPGRVRQNQSLSSSSSSNVPLKVYDGASVTTSKPLPQPYRSVVEEIENSMVENKIEPGPWSKASSRKSVFHNVHGNSALKFAILEDDLEQPPIKLAPLPPDNGNLAINLPKNFVRKNDPQTPFELAAYVEEVVDLHTIPAYPKFYLQPNAKICFQPEELRHYKRLKAKNISNEFTEHRDIYWGVGSTLPARFLPNFPRQNKPQTEMETEWPDISLIPCDQVFVCNLRAMYPKDSKLEVPFEQNIIANRESKKNNQNNAGEMDETVCVRGRQSFGVQHTRRSIVSGGRKSIMPVASDRDVSIRRFPSTDDSSSDMDLTTDDIDEVINRKEKVSANALIATVDEFLKPAPKPQTALPNRDGEFKKPLEPPKTTQWSVFTDDEPSTMQTPEQMATKTVQSPAIFSSKSSGSGADKSSKETFAVPQVPVARTAAEKRTTESVTMKHTDIPTASTSSVQASYPIGPQTGAVRKSILRKSTISEHAIESSSIGSSNDNADKLPPPDLDYSLCTQAFNVNLAEQMASTPVAIRRKEPLAEQIRSSHDVQPTHPLKLSTIMETTEGSASAASTKSSTQFSSPEDEDLSKRSNVTNRTKLAGTTVCPDDEATNYSKSEPNHELSNNGAGLTNYSCNVEHTMPAIQLSLLPGDYLLPNTAPSVQFKSEVATVAKEEPTKNYPFPIFEDTQTTTTIAANVSSEPNAARNSGHSGDGQFNETSMWIKDEPKSFTLNNISAAEESFALPMVVPRDSFAPLLGTTVSETSNNFAEFAHQSKATAEESFTLPNRQRKSMAPLVGTTVGETSNKFAEFAHQSKAGAQADISTAEESFDLPNRQRKSMAPLVGTTVSETTNKFAEFAHKSEAGAQTDSSTAEESFTLPNRQRKSMAPLLVMTSNNFAEFAHQSKAGAQIDSSTAGESFALANESHTNTLHQIKDELQTDTSTTEQSFALPNAQQTVPEMSGLNGTFELDSSDSEEEIIEVPDDTLMEDVPKIVDVQSLANRNNFTANRFETSTRLSISITEEEMAVHMNLKNANGDAEMCDQSIYFKQNSVLVQPPWIENEAKLDSTDRNAYQHEEVNLEESRIVIDTKLAEVLVDPFNEVLRGAILADIQFMEFLKKNAACDLISTVPTVAVKRSITFKDTHFDVLKSIGHGAYGRVYNVKCQKDGSTYAVKKEMPANLWEYYILREVHSRVVGNLSGYMQIDMAIIANDGSLLFSQYSQYGTLLDVCNRVFTSINSNINESIVFILAYQMLDLVDRLHKAGILHLDLKPDNFLVMKPMSTDHRDLFIQLIDFGNAVDLQQYPPGQQFNAALETKHFVCLEMLEHRPWIFQPDLYCLAATIHSVLFGRYLEVKKLKQNYCADVKIPRYFHAVWRRFFQELIHIPGGTSPNLKILMGCFDKVIVEDRDLKQKIARFNQFIV, encoded by the exons ATGAATTTCGCTGGTGCAAAAGAAAACATTCAACCACTG CTAGCTGGACGAAATGTCGAACAACTCGAAGTGGCTTTGAATGCCGAATCGCAGCATGAGTGTCAGGAGGAACTGCTGGAGCAACGTAAACAATTCGAGCTGGCAATTGCAAATTACAGCGGTGAGGATCCGTTAGAATTGTGGTTCGACTACATTGGTTGGGTGGAGCAAAGCTATCCGAAAAGTGGAAAGGCAGCGGCTCTAGATGATTTGCTGAAGAAGTCTCTGTCGAAATTTGAGAAGGATTCTCGATACGCACAAGATTCTCGATTCATTCGACTCTTCATCAAATAC ATCGACAGCAAAGACAATCCGCATCTCTATTACACCAAGTTGTACAACAGTGGCGTGGGAACCATGGTTGCCGATTTGTACATCGCTTGGGCGCACTATTTCGACGTTCTTGATGAATTCGATCAAGCCAAAGCGGTCTACCAAAAAGGTTTGGATGCCCGAGCCGCTCCGATCGACCATTTAAAGCAAGTGTACGAAAGGTTCCAATTTTCTGTTGGTCAACGCGTCATCCGCAAGGAGGAGTACCGGCAAGAATTTCTTTCCACAATGGAAGCCCAACGAAATGCGTTCACCTCGTTGCGAAGTCTCAAGCGATCGAAAGTAGGAAGCATACGCACTGGCAGCGCTGTCAAGAGTCTGGAGCCCGGTCGAGTCCGGCAAAATCAGTCACTATCGTCTTCGTCATCATCGAATGTACCGTTGAAGGTTTACGATGGAGCGAGCGTAACAACATCGAAACCGTTACCCCAACCGTATCGATCGGTGGTGGAGGAGATCGAAAATAGTATGGTGGAGAATAAAATTGAACCTGGGCCGTGGTCGAAGGCGTCAAGCAGGAAGAGTGTCTTCCACAACGTACATGGAAATTCCGCATTAAAATTTGCCATACTCGAGGATGACCTTGAACAGCCGCCAATCAAATTAGCACCTTTGCCGCCAGACAATGGAAATTTGGCGATAAATCTGCCGAAAAACTTCGTTCGAAAAAACGATCCCCAAACGCCATTCGAGTTGGCTGCGTATGTGGAAGAGGTTGTCGATTTGCATACGATCCCGGCATACCCCAAATTCTATCTTCAACCGAACGCAAAGATTTGCTTTCAACCCGAAGAGCTTCGTCACTATAAGCGTCTCAAGGCCAAAAACATTTCCAACGAGTTCACCGAACATCGAGATATTTATTGGGGGGTCGGCAGCACGCTACCAGCGCGTTTCCTTCCGAATTTTCCGCGACAGAACAAACCACAAACGGAAATGGAAACCGAGTGGCCGGATATTTCGTTGATTCCGTGCGATCAAGTGTTTGTGTGCAATCTACGTGCCATGTACCCGAAGGATTCAAAGCTTGAAGTACCATTCGAACAGAACATAATCGCCAATCGAGAAAGTAAGAAGAACAATCAGAACAATGCCGGTGAAATGGACGAGACGGTATGTGTGCGTGGGAGACAGTCATTCGGTGTACAACACACACGGCGCTCGATAGTCAGTGGTGGACGAAAGTCGATAATGCCTGTGGCTAGTGATAGAGACGTCAGTATTCGTAGATTTCCGTCGACCGACGATTCCAGTAGCGATATGGACTTAACCACCGATGATATTGATGAGGTCATTAATCGCAAAGAGAAAGTGTCGGCAAATGCTTTGATTGCCACAGTGGACGAGTTTCTGAAACCGGCACCGAAACCTCAAACAGCTTTGCCCAATAGAGATGGTGAATTCAAGAAGCCCCTGGAACCACCGAAAACTACTCAATGGTCAGTCTTCACTGACGACGAACCAAGCACGATGCAAACGCCTGAACAAATGGCCACTAAGACGGTACAATCACCGGCAATATTTTCCAGCAAAAGTTCTGGCAGCGGTGCAGACAAATCATCCAAAGAAACATTTGCTGTACCTCAAGTACCAGTAGCTCGAACGGCCGCCGAAAAACGAACAACCGAATCGGTTACCATGAAGCATACTGATATACCTACGGCAAGTACAAGTTCAGTTCAAGCATCGTATCCCATTGGTCCACAGACTGGCGCTGTAAGAAAATCGATTCTTCGGAAAAGTACGATCTCAGAGCACGCAATTGAAAGTTCCTCCATTGGCAGCAGCAATGATAATGCAGACAAGTTACCGCCACCTGACTTGGACTACAGTCTTTGCACCCAAGCGTTTAATGTTAATTTGGCGGAACAAATGGCTAGCACCCCAGTTGCGATTCGGAGAAAAGAACCGCTAGCCGAACAGATTCGTTCATCACACGATGTTCAACCAACTCATCCGTTAAAGCTCTCAACCATCATGGAAACCACTGAAGGGTCTGCCAGCGCAGCAAGCACTAAATCTTCAACTCAATTTTCGTCGCCAGAAGATGAAGACTTGTCGAAGCGATCGAATGTTACGAATCGTACGAAATTGGCTGGTACTACTGTTTGTCCAGATGACGAGGCAACCAATTATTCAAAGTCAGAACCGAATCACGAATTAAGTAACAATGGTGCTGGTCTGACAAATTATTCGTGCAATGTTGAACACACCATGCCAGCTATTCAATTGTCGCTTTTGCCCGGGGACTATCTTTTGCCAAACACTGCTCCGTCGGTTCAGTTTAAAAGTGAAGTCGCAACTGTAGCAAAAGAAGAGCCAACCAAAAATTATCCTTTTCCGATATTTGAAGATACGCAAACGACAACTACAATTGCTGCGAATGTGTCGTCTGAACCAAATGCAGCGCGAAATTCTGGTCATTCGGGTGATGGTCAATTCAACGAGACATCTATGTGGATCAAAGATGAGCCGAAAAGCTTCACGTTGAATAATATTTCTGCTGCGGAGGAATCCTTCGCTCTTCCAATGGTTGTTCCAAGAGATTCTTTTGCACCACTACTCGGGACGACTGTCTCTGAAACTTCCAATAATTTCGCAGAGTTTGCGCATCAGAGTAAAGCTACGGCCGAAGAATCTTTTACTCTTCCGAATCGTCAACGAAAATCGATGGCACCACTAGTTGGGACGACTGTTGGTGAAACTTCCAATAAGTTCGCAGAGTTTGCTCATCAGAGCAAAGCTGGTGCACAGGCGGATATTTCTACGGCCGAAGAATCTTTTGATCTTCCCAATCGTCAACGAAAATCGATGGCACCACTAGTTGGGACGACTGTCAGTGAAACTACCAATAAGTTCGCAGAATTTGCTCATAAGAGTGAAGCTGGTGCACAGACTGATAGTTCTACGGCCGAAGAATCTTTTACTCTTCCGAATCGTCAACGAAAATCGATGGCACCACTACTCGTGATGACTTCCAATAATTTCGCAGAGTTTGCGCATCAGAGCAAAGCTGGTGCACAGATTGATAGTTCTACGGCCGGTGAATCTTTTGCTCTTGCGAATGAGAGTCACACTAACACACTCCATCAGATCAAAGATGAGCTACAAACTGATACGTCTACAACTGAGCAATCGTTTGCTCTTCCAAACGCTCAACAAACTGTACCTGAAATGAGTGGTCTGAACGGGACATTCGAACTCGATAGCTCTGATTCAGAAGAAGAAATTATTGAGGTTCCGGATGACACTTTAATGGAGGATGTACCGAAGATTGTGGACGTGCAATCGCTAGCTAACCGGAACAACTTTACTGCAAATCGCTTCGAAACAAGCACGCGACTGAGCATTTCGATTACAGAAGAAGAAATGGCAGTCCACATGAACTTGAAAAACGCCAATGGAGACGCGGAAATGTGCGACCAAAGCATTTACTTCAAgcaaaattcagttttggtGCAGCCGCCATGGATTGAAAATGAAGCTAAATTGGATTCGACCGACAGGAACGCTTACCAGCACGAGGAAGTGAATCTGGAAGAATCTCGAATTGTCATTGATACGAAATTAGCCGAAGTGTTAGTCGATCCTTTCAATGAAGTGTTGAGAGGTGCAATATTGGCGGATATTCAATTTATGGAGTTTCTCAAGAAGAATGCGGCATGTGACCTGATTTCTACAGTGCCCACAGTGGCCGTCAAACGGTCCATTACGTTCAAGGACACTCATTTCGACGTTTTGAAAAGTATTGGACACGGTGCTTACGGACGCGTGTACAA cgTCAAGTGCCAGAAGGATGGATCTACGTATGCAGTCAAAAAGGAGATGCCGGCCAATTTGTGGGAGTATTACATTTTGAGGGAGGTGCACAGTCGTGTTGTGGGAAAT ttGTCCGGGTACATGCAGATCGATATGGCTATTATCGCCAACGATGGCAGCCTATTGTTTTCGCAATACTCGCAATATGGCACTCTATTGGACGTTTGCAATCGCGTGTTCACTTCGATCAATTCTAATATCAACGAATCGATCGTATTCATCTTGGCCTATCAGATGCTGGACCTTGTCGATCGTCTGCACAAGGCTGGCATTCTTCATTTGGACTTGAAACCGGACAATTTTCTTGTGATGAAACC AATGTCCACAGATCACCGGGACCTGTTCATCCAACTAATCGACTTTGGCAACGCAGTCGATTTGCAACAGTATCCACCGGGACAGCAGTTTAACGCGGCCCTCGAAACCAAGCATTTCGTATGTCTGGAGATGCTGGAGCACCGACCGTGGATCTTTCAGCCGGATTTGTATTGTTTGGCGGCAACCATACACTCGGTGCTATTCGGGCGGTACTTAGAAGTTAAGAAATTGAAACAGAATTACTGTGCCGACGTGAAGATTCCGCGGTACTTCCACGCTGTGTGGAGGCGATTTTTCCAAGAATTAATTCACATACCCGGCGGCACATCGCCAAATTTGAAGATATTGATGGGATGCTTTGATAAAGTTATTGTTGAGGACAGAGATCTTAAACAGAAAATTGCAAgatttaatcaatttattgtttga
- the LOC119076591 gene encoding uncharacterized protein LOC119076591 isoform X2, protein MNFAGAKENIQPLLAGRNVEQLEVALNAESQHECQEELLEQRKQFELAIANYSGEDPLELWFDYIGWVEQSYPKSGKAAALDDLLKKSLSKFEKDSRYAQDSRFIRLFIKYIDSKDNPHLYYTKLYNSGVGTMVADLYIAWAHYFDVLDEFDQAKAVYQKGLDARAAPIDHLKQVYERFQFSVGQRVIRKEEYRQEFLSTMEAQRNAFTSLRSLKRSKVGSIRTGSAVKSLEPGRVRQNQSLSSSSSSNVPLKVYDGASVTTSKPLPQPYRSVVEEIENSMVENKIEPGPWSKASSRKSVFHNVHGNSALKFAILEDDLEQPPIKLAPLPPDNGNLAINLPKNFVRKNDPQTPFELAAYVEEVVDLHTIPAYPKFYLQPNAKICFQPEELRHYKRLKAKNISNEFTEHRDIYWGVGSTLPARFLPNFPRQNKPQTEMETEWPDISLIPCDQVFVCNLRAMYPKDSKLEVPFEQNIIANRESKKNNQNNAGEMDETVCVRGRQSFGVQHTRRSIVSGGRKSIMPVASDRDVSIRRFPSTDDSSSDMDLTTDDIDEVINRKEKVSANALIATVDEFLKPAPKPQTALPNRDGEFKKPLEPPKTTQWSVFTDDEPSTMQTPEQMATKTVQSPAIFSSKSSGSGADKSSKETFAVPQVPVARTAAEKRTTESVTMKHTDIPTASTSSVQASYPIGPQTGAVRKSILRKSTISEHAIESSSIGSSNDNADKLPPPDLDYSLCTQAFNVNLAEQMASTPVAIRRKEPLAEQIRSSHDVQPTHPLKLSTIMETTEGSASAASTKSSTQFSSPEDEDLSKRSNVTNRTKLAGTTVCPDDEATNYSKSEPNHELSNNGAGLTNYSCNVEHTMPAIQLSLLPGDYLLPNTAPSVQFKSEVATVAKEEPTKNYPFPIFEDTQTTTTIAANVSSEPNAARNSGHSGDGQFNETSMWIKDEPKSFTLNNISAAEESFALPMVVPRDSFAPLLGTTVSETSNNFAEFAHQSKATAEESFTLPNRQRKSMAPLVGTTVGETSNKFAEFAHQSKAGAQADISTAEESFDLPNRQRKSMAPLVGTTVSETSNNFAEFAHQSKAGAQIDSSTAGESFALANESHTNTLHQIKDELQTDTSTTEQSFALPNAQQTVPEMSGLNGTFELDSSDSEEEIIEVPDDTLMEDVPKIVDVQSLANRNNFTANRFETSTRLSISITEEEMAVHMNLKNANGDAEMCDQSIYFKQNSVLVQPPWIENEAKLDSTDRNAYQHEEVNLEESRIVIDTKLAEVLVDPFNEVLRGAILADIQFMEFLKKNAACDLISTVPTVAVKRSITFKDTHFDVLKSIGHGAYGRVYNVKCQKDGSTYAVKKEMPANLWEYYILREVHSRVVGNLSGYMQIDMAIIANDGSLLFSQYSQYGTLLDVCNRVFTSINSNINESIVFILAYQMLDLVDRLHKAGILHLDLKPDNFLVMKPMSTDHRDLFIQLIDFGNAVDLQQYPPGQQFNAALETKHFVCLEMLEHRPWIFQPDLYCLAATIHSVLFGRYLEVKKLKQNYCADVKIPRYFHAVWRRFFQELIHIPGGTSPNLKILMGCFDKVIVEDRDLKQKIARFNQFIV, encoded by the exons ATGAATTTCGCTGGTGCAAAAGAAAACATTCAACCACTG CTAGCTGGACGAAATGTCGAACAACTCGAAGTGGCTTTGAATGCCGAATCGCAGCATGAGTGTCAGGAGGAACTGCTGGAGCAACGTAAACAATTCGAGCTGGCAATTGCAAATTACAGCGGTGAGGATCCGTTAGAATTGTGGTTCGACTACATTGGTTGGGTGGAGCAAAGCTATCCGAAAAGTGGAAAGGCAGCGGCTCTAGATGATTTGCTGAAGAAGTCTCTGTCGAAATTTGAGAAGGATTCTCGATACGCACAAGATTCTCGATTCATTCGACTCTTCATCAAATAC ATCGACAGCAAAGACAATCCGCATCTCTATTACACCAAGTTGTACAACAGTGGCGTGGGAACCATGGTTGCCGATTTGTACATCGCTTGGGCGCACTATTTCGACGTTCTTGATGAATTCGATCAAGCCAAAGCGGTCTACCAAAAAGGTTTGGATGCCCGAGCCGCTCCGATCGACCATTTAAAGCAAGTGTACGAAAGGTTCCAATTTTCTGTTGGTCAACGCGTCATCCGCAAGGAGGAGTACCGGCAAGAATTTCTTTCCACAATGGAAGCCCAACGAAATGCGTTCACCTCGTTGCGAAGTCTCAAGCGATCGAAAGTAGGAAGCATACGCACTGGCAGCGCTGTCAAGAGTCTGGAGCCCGGTCGAGTCCGGCAAAATCAGTCACTATCGTCTTCGTCATCATCGAATGTACCGTTGAAGGTTTACGATGGAGCGAGCGTAACAACATCGAAACCGTTACCCCAACCGTATCGATCGGTGGTGGAGGAGATCGAAAATAGTATGGTGGAGAATAAAATTGAACCTGGGCCGTGGTCGAAGGCGTCAAGCAGGAAGAGTGTCTTCCACAACGTACATGGAAATTCCGCATTAAAATTTGCCATACTCGAGGATGACCTTGAACAGCCGCCAATCAAATTAGCACCTTTGCCGCCAGACAATGGAAATTTGGCGATAAATCTGCCGAAAAACTTCGTTCGAAAAAACGATCCCCAAACGCCATTCGAGTTGGCTGCGTATGTGGAAGAGGTTGTCGATTTGCATACGATCCCGGCATACCCCAAATTCTATCTTCAACCGAACGCAAAGATTTGCTTTCAACCCGAAGAGCTTCGTCACTATAAGCGTCTCAAGGCCAAAAACATTTCCAACGAGTTCACCGAACATCGAGATATTTATTGGGGGGTCGGCAGCACGCTACCAGCGCGTTTCCTTCCGAATTTTCCGCGACAGAACAAACCACAAACGGAAATGGAAACCGAGTGGCCGGATATTTCGTTGATTCCGTGCGATCAAGTGTTTGTGTGCAATCTACGTGCCATGTACCCGAAGGATTCAAAGCTTGAAGTACCATTCGAACAGAACATAATCGCCAATCGAGAAAGTAAGAAGAACAATCAGAACAATGCCGGTGAAATGGACGAGACGGTATGTGTGCGTGGGAGACAGTCATTCGGTGTACAACACACACGGCGCTCGATAGTCAGTGGTGGACGAAAGTCGATAATGCCTGTGGCTAGTGATAGAGACGTCAGTATTCGTAGATTTCCGTCGACCGACGATTCCAGTAGCGATATGGACTTAACCACCGATGATATTGATGAGGTCATTAATCGCAAAGAGAAAGTGTCGGCAAATGCTTTGATTGCCACAGTGGACGAGTTTCTGAAACCGGCACCGAAACCTCAAACAGCTTTGCCCAATAGAGATGGTGAATTCAAGAAGCCCCTGGAACCACCGAAAACTACTCAATGGTCAGTCTTCACTGACGACGAACCAAGCACGATGCAAACGCCTGAACAAATGGCCACTAAGACGGTACAATCACCGGCAATATTTTCCAGCAAAAGTTCTGGCAGCGGTGCAGACAAATCATCCAAAGAAACATTTGCTGTACCTCAAGTACCAGTAGCTCGAACGGCCGCCGAAAAACGAACAACCGAATCGGTTACCATGAAGCATACTGATATACCTACGGCAAGTACAAGTTCAGTTCAAGCATCGTATCCCATTGGTCCACAGACTGGCGCTGTAAGAAAATCGATTCTTCGGAAAAGTACGATCTCAGAGCACGCAATTGAAAGTTCCTCCATTGGCAGCAGCAATGATAATGCAGACAAGTTACCGCCACCTGACTTGGACTACAGTCTTTGCACCCAAGCGTTTAATGTTAATTTGGCGGAACAAATGGCTAGCACCCCAGTTGCGATTCGGAGAAAAGAACCGCTAGCCGAACAGATTCGTTCATCACACGATGTTCAACCAACTCATCCGTTAAAGCTCTCAACCATCATGGAAACCACTGAAGGGTCTGCCAGCGCAGCAAGCACTAAATCTTCAACTCAATTTTCGTCGCCAGAAGATGAAGACTTGTCGAAGCGATCGAATGTTACGAATCGTACGAAATTGGCTGGTACTACTGTTTGTCCAGATGACGAGGCAACCAATTATTCAAAGTCAGAACCGAATCACGAATTAAGTAACAATGGTGCTGGTCTGACAAATTATTCGTGCAATGTTGAACACACCATGCCAGCTATTCAATTGTCGCTTTTGCCCGGGGACTATCTTTTGCCAAACACTGCTCCGTCGGTTCAGTTTAAAAGTGAAGTCGCAACTGTAGCAAAAGAAGAGCCAACCAAAAATTATCCTTTTCCGATATTTGAAGATACGCAAACGACAACTACAATTGCTGCGAATGTGTCGTCTGAACCAAATGCAGCGCGAAATTCTGGTCATTCGGGTGATGGTCAATTCAACGAGACATCTATGTGGATCAAAGATGAGCCGAAAAGCTTCACGTTGAATAATATTTCTGCTGCGGAGGAATCCTTCGCTCTTCCAATGGTTGTTCCAAGAGATTCTTTTGCACCACTACTCGGGACGACTGTCTCTGAAACTTCCAATAATTTCGCAGAGTTTGCGCATCAGAGTAAAGCTACGGCCGAAGAATCTTTTACTCTTCCGAATCGTCAACGAAAATCGATGGCACCACTAGTTGGGACGACTGTTGGTGAAACTTCCAATAAGTTCGCAGAGTTTGCTCATCAGAGCAAAGCTGGTGCACAGGCGGATATTTCTACGGCCGAAGAATCTTTTGATCTTCCCAATCGTCAACGAAAATCGATGGCACCACTAGTTGGGACGACTGTCAGTGAA ACTTCCAATAATTTCGCAGAGTTTGCGCATCAGAGCAAAGCTGGTGCACAGATTGATAGTTCTACGGCCGGTGAATCTTTTGCTCTTGCGAATGAGAGTCACACTAACACACTCCATCAGATCAAAGATGAGCTACAAACTGATACGTCTACAACTGAGCAATCGTTTGCTCTTCCAAACGCTCAACAAACTGTACCTGAAATGAGTGGTCTGAACGGGACATTCGAACTCGATAGCTCTGATTCAGAAGAAGAAATTATTGAGGTTCCGGATGACACTTTAATGGAGGATGTACCGAAGATTGTGGACGTGCAATCGCTAGCTAACCGGAACAACTTTACTGCAAATCGCTTCGAAACAAGCACGCGACTGAGCATTTCGATTACAGAAGAAGAAATGGCAGTCCACATGAACTTGAAAAACGCCAATGGAGACGCGGAAATGTGCGACCAAAGCATTTACTTCAAgcaaaattcagttttggtGCAGCCGCCATGGATTGAAAATGAAGCTAAATTGGATTCGACCGACAGGAACGCTTACCAGCACGAGGAAGTGAATCTGGAAGAATCTCGAATTGTCATTGATACGAAATTAGCCGAAGTGTTAGTCGATCCTTTCAATGAAGTGTTGAGAGGTGCAATATTGGCGGATATTCAATTTATGGAGTTTCTCAAGAAGAATGCGGCATGTGACCTGATTTCTACAGTGCCCACAGTGGCCGTCAAACGGTCCATTACGTTCAAGGACACTCATTTCGACGTTTTGAAAAGTATTGGACACGGTGCTTACGGACGCGTGTACAA cgTCAAGTGCCAGAAGGATGGATCTACGTATGCAGTCAAAAAGGAGATGCCGGCCAATTTGTGGGAGTATTACATTTTGAGGGAGGTGCACAGTCGTGTTGTGGGAAAT ttGTCCGGGTACATGCAGATCGATATGGCTATTATCGCCAACGATGGCAGCCTATTGTTTTCGCAATACTCGCAATATGGCACTCTATTGGACGTTTGCAATCGCGTGTTCACTTCGATCAATTCTAATATCAACGAATCGATCGTATTCATCTTGGCCTATCAGATGCTGGACCTTGTCGATCGTCTGCACAAGGCTGGCATTCTTCATTTGGACTTGAAACCGGACAATTTTCTTGTGATGAAACC AATGTCCACAGATCACCGGGACCTGTTCATCCAACTAATCGACTTTGGCAACGCAGTCGATTTGCAACAGTATCCACCGGGACAGCAGTTTAACGCGGCCCTCGAAACCAAGCATTTCGTATGTCTGGAGATGCTGGAGCACCGACCGTGGATCTTTCAGCCGGATTTGTATTGTTTGGCGGCAACCATACACTCGGTGCTATTCGGGCGGTACTTAGAAGTTAAGAAATTGAAACAGAATTACTGTGCCGACGTGAAGATTCCGCGGTACTTCCACGCTGTGTGGAGGCGATTTTTCCAAGAATTAATTCACATACCCGGCGGCACATCGCCAAATTTGAAGATATTGATGGGATGCTTTGATAAAGTTATTGTTGAGGACAGAGATCTTAAACAGAAAATTGCAAgatttaatcaatttattgtttga